AAATTCTCGAATGCACCGTGCCAATGCATGAGGTGGTGACACGTGTCTTTTGCAGGCGCGAGTTCAACGTGATTATTTGTCGAGTCTCGACAACAGCACCGCCCATGAGCAAGCGCAGTGAAGGACCACGTAGAATTCGGTCCCTGCAATTGTATCCGTCAAAACAAAACGTTTTACCCTTCCTCTGTTAACTTTTTTCCAAGTTCCGTTATTTCAAACCAAGTAATCCACGTCCACGTTCCAGTGCTGCGCGGAACATGGTCGGTCTTTCTAGGAGTGGTTGGAATCACGCCAGCTAGGACAAACCCCATCAATCATTGGTCTCtatcaaacaaaacaataaaaaattcaacatattacGCTTGCGGGACCCACTCCCACTACCCTCACCCTCAGTTCTATTAACTCTAACTCATTAGGATTATAAATCCGCACCTTCCTCCTTAGCCGATCACACTCACTCACTCAACTCACAGGAATCCGAGGCgagaacaaagaaaaaaaaaacatggagGGGAAGGAGCAGGATGTGTCGTTGGGAGCGAACAAGTTCTCAGAGAGACAACCGATTGGTACGGCGGCGCAGAGCCAAGACGACGGCAAGGACTACCAGGAGCCACCGCCAGCGCCGCTTTTTGAGCCCTCAGAGCTTACGTCATGGTCGTTCTACAGAGCAGGGATAGCAGAGTTTGTAGCAACTTTTCTGTTTCTCTACATCACCATCTTAACCGTCATGGGTGTCCTTAGGTCTCCCTCCAAGTGCCAATCCGTTGGTATTCAAGGAATCGCTTGGGCCTTCGGTGGCATGATCTTCGCCCTCGTTTACTGCACCGCCGGAATCTCAGgtgcacttttttttttcctcaaaaaTTCTagggaaaaatatatattttttttcagcTGTTTAAGATAAACAACGTTGCTTGTTTGTGATTGTGGTGCAGGGGGTCACATAAACCCTGCGGTTACCTTTGGGCTGTTCTTGGCAAGGAAATTGTCGTTGACCAGAGCGTTGTTCTACATAGTGATGCAAGTGTTGGGTGCTATCGCTGGCGCTGGAGTGGTGAAGGGTTTCGAGGGAAAAACCAGATACGGTGCATTGAACGGTGGTGCCAACTTTGTTGCCAAAGGTTACACAAAAGGTGACGGACTCGGTGCTGAAATCGTTGGCACCTTTATCCTTGTTTACACCGTTTTCTCAGCCACCGATGCCAAACGTAGCGCCAGAGACTCTCACGTCCCCGTAAGCGTCTCCCTCTTTCTTcctcttaattaataaaagtacaCAAGTTTGGTGGAACTAATTGTGTGGTTTGGTTGAATAAATAACTAGATTCTGGCACCTTTACCAATTGGGTTCGCCGTGTTCTTGGTTCACTTGGCCACCATCCCCATCACCGGAACCGGTATCAACCCTGCTCGTAGTCTCGGCGCTGCCATCATCTTCAACAAAGACCTTGGCTGGGACGATCACGTGAGCTATttaatttcattctttcttttctattctgCCAATTCTAGGGTTTTCGGGAAAACCAATCTGGACCGTCCGATCTCTGACGCTAAATGATTGTCTTTTTTGTGCAGTGGATCTTCTGGGTGGGACCATTCATCGGTGCGGCTCTCGCTGCCCTCTACCACCAGGTCGTAATCCGCGCCATTCCCTTCAAGTCGAAGTGATCGAGTCCAACGGTTCATGGTTAAGCAATCAAGTTGGGGAAAGAAATCAAGCAATGTTTGTGGGTTTTTCGGTTTCATTTATCAAATGATCTGTtttatcctttttcttttcttttaatttaaaaagtgttGTATTCTGTATGTAAAGATGTAAACTTATGATTATTAGGTGGTGCATGTGTCGCGTAATGGGCCAGAGTTATCCTCTGCTTTTAAGTTGGAAGAGGCCCAGCTCATGTGTGATGTACGGCTGTGATTGTGTATTATTATGCAAAATCAAAAATAACAGCAGAGTCATTTATGcatcttttataatattaattttattttgcgTAGAGGCCAGTGTGTAATTTTTGTCCTCTTCCCTGAAATGTATGTGAAGGTTGGGTTTCTTTATCGACGGCAGTGGCAGTAATGAGTAGCTACGGATAAAAGAAATGCATGGAGTGAAGTTAAGAAAAGAGTGGGGTTGGCAAGTAGGTGTGGGTGGGTGATGCTGTCTATTGCCTACGCTGGGACCACTTTCCTCGTCAATAATGCTCATTTGGTAGTGTTGTCTATTTAATAATGATTTCTGATCATAGCgcagagaaaaaaataataatgtacattattttttttccttattaaaTAAACTTAGGATAAACTTCATCTTACCAACGGGATGGTATTTCCTTCTAGTTACTTCCATGGAATATGACGTGGCACGCGTGAGGAGAACTGAGAAAAAAGCGTTAATAATTTGACACGtgtatattacttttttttttatttatggtttTTTAAGTGTCTTTACAGATTCGTGATCAAAGGGTTGGGATAAGAATTTGGACTCTTATCTAACATTTTACCGTACCCAATTCCTtccattgttttttcttttgtataagTTTTACCTCATATATACTACATATTAGatctttgtatttatatttaataaaatccaatgaaaataaaagcaattaaaaaaattgaattgaattgatAAATGTCTGGATTGCATATTTCTTTATGTTAGCAAACAAGAAAGATAAGATGTCTATTTCCATCTCTCGTCATTCACCTTACTTATgtcattttattatttcctaAAGCATCACTCTCCCTCCTTCAAATGTACacttttttttaccaatatttattaatattttgaataacctgtttaccttttattttaacataaagaTTACAACAGAAGAAGTGTGTTTACTGAGTATCTGTTCCGTCTAAAAAATATGCTCCcaaaatagttattatttttcagatttcaataaaaaattatgacattttttatacatacatattcgtgaatatttatatatatatatatatatatatatatatatatatatatatatatatatatatatatataaattctttaaattaaataaaagtatttaattttttaaatacaaatttagataaaaataatatttaagtacaatttaaatcaaattattcaataaaataataatataaataaatataatcttttcTAAAAAGgcaaatttaaataagttaggtcaaaatataaattttaaaaaattaatcttttgtaaaataacttcaaattcatatatttaaatatatatatatatatttaaatatatatatatatatatatatatatatatatatatatatatatatatatatatatatataaactttaaatttttttatcatgattaatagtttttcactaactaatagttttaatttgatcaattaaacttaaaataaaaaattcaaataaaatttattaatatttatttgttgtatcaacaaatactataatatttatattcgTCATTAGCGCGGttaattaaatacttattttttacaaatatctattaaaaataactatttagtATTTGTTACATATTTCATCCACAAATATCAGTGGacgtattttttttatcatctctAAGCTCTTGTTcttttgaggggatttgagaggatttgaagataaatttttttgtcgtttatttgagtgaatttggaggtaaatgagagtgaatttggaaataaaatttgtgagaattagtatagaattgtattgaggtgacaaattaaaaaaatttattggtttttgcctttcatttacctccaaattcactcaaataaacgacaaaaaaatttatctctcaaatccactccctCAAATCCAACAAGGCCTAACACTACACCATAACATCATTGAATTACAATATCCTTTGAAacttatttaactttatttttcttactactttttttatataatacatCTTATATAAtctttgttataattatttaagacttgATGTTTTGGAGGTTTTTTATCCTATATTATtcaactttttcattaatttatttttactcatgagaattttaacttatatttaaattcataaaatacaAACGAACTGGAGCCtatatttccttttaatttaatagcACATGTCTTCACTAGccttataacttttttttaccatttaaatagtttttcttttttctgtctTTATAGttcaaatttaacatttttgcTTCTAAAACGTGAGGAATCTACCTGCTTTCATTACTCTGTTTATGTGTATTCCAAGAAGGTTAAGGTAAGAATGAATTTAACCACTAAAGTAACCAAGATGCTCGATTGACATTTTTTTAGCATAACCTAAAATTTGGAAGAAGTACTAACAgcttgtttttatatattatatatagaaaGTGGTTGATTTTAACATTCCAATGAGCTgatcaattattataattgaaaactttgtttaaagCACAAATAAGGTATAACTACTATGCTGATAGTGTTGAAACTTATTCGCAACTTGGTTTCaaaaatgtttatttgaatatatattactctgattttattttaagaacaaGATAGTGATGATCACATGTGATGAAGAGACAAATcgtaaattatatttatgcGTAAGTTGACGAACCCGTTTAACTCTTGtaggtttttgtttttaataagatTGTCTTGttctataaaacaaaaaaatgcttattgaatataaaatttttaatcttctgcacattttttttatgtggttttattatatattattgttattaaataaCTCCCATAGTActatttaagatttaaataaaataaaaagaacattttAGTATGTGTCAATGTGGTATGTTATTTTCaagttgaaaaattataaaattattaggataaatttgtttcctttgattTAAATACTTAGTACATGTTCATGAATTAACTATTAAAATGTTACGGGggtttcatttatttataacgAGTGTCTTATGATTTAAGCTCGTGTATTCTACAAATTAAAATCCAGAagtattttcattattaattatttctgatgtgtttgttttcttgtaaACATAAACTTTAGTTAACAAATTGTTCAGCCCAACAGAATCAGAAAAAGAAACCCCAGCTatatgggttttttttttttctctgcacatcttgtaaatttttgtacaccttctatttattttaaggTGAGATTTTCAGCATAAAAAAGACTTTGAAAAGTTTGCTCTGAAATAAAAAGGAGGTGTGAAAAAGTAGTGGTTTGCGAGAAAAATAGCCCAACAGACAATATTGACAGCAAATCAGCCCAATTAATACTAGCCCAAACCTCTGTGCCTCAATTACTAAAGGTGTGCCTATCACCACAGACAAGGCCCAAACTGTTGCATCGAACATATTCTTGCACTAAGTTGTCAATAACTCATTTCCTATGTGAAAATAACTGAATAAAAGTGTTTTTGTAAGGGAGTTAAAAGAGGATGAAagttttttttctgaaaatttatttattttgtttaaaattttaatatattttaaattttaaattttaaaaatgaatgaaaatattattttaacttaattacattaaattttattcacaaTATCAAATGTAACATTGAATGAAAAATGTGTGAAACAATATTCTCAACttttaatactttaaaaataattaatataactgaattaaaatgattacctattaaattttaaaatttataaattgaaatatattaaagttttaaatatagataaatttcaattttacgaaaaaatttaaaaactaaaaacatattttatccaACCTTCATCCGGTATTTCACGTCTCTCAACTCCGAAAGTACGTGTCTGATCCCTCGCACATATTGGAgctggaggacgttcgtcttcgacaagaccgaacgctagaGATGAAGCCGGTTCGCGTTGAAGACGTTCACACTAAGTTATACAAAGGGAAGGACGTTCGACTGGTGAAAGTAGTGTGGGACGACAAGACTGGTGACTCTACTTGGGAAGTTGAGGATGCCATGAGGGACTTATACCCTCATCTATTTCCTGGTAAGTCttcaattttcgaggacgaaaatttttgtagttagggggattGTCACGTCCCATTTATTACTGTGATGATTCACCTCTCTGCTCCCATAAATGCACCGTGCCACGTGTTCTGAGTATTTAAAAATCCACCAACGAGCCGTGCATGTGCGCCACTTGTCAAAGTGGAAGCTTCTGAAATCAGTGGTGGAGCGCAGGTGTCGTGtagagggacgctcgtccgtctGACAGTGGGttttgaacaaaaacaaattttctggAAAATCTCCCACTCTCTACGCGCACCTTCTCCTCTTCCAAACTCAGActtttcctcttctcctccatctctctagaacctcccaaacttctctctactgtaactcaccaagctcttctccgttcacgtttcagcaccgtaggaacgttccctgcaccgCGAGCTTCATTTCAAACCGAACAACTTCCAGTTCTGGTAAGTTTCACTTGAGCGATCGTTTCTGGAGTTCCTGTAAACTGTTTTCAGCTGCATGCAACGGTGTAGGCTAAGCCCTTccttttcttttggttagtttAGTTGGAGAGCTTAAGAGAAACGTTGAGAGAGCTTCTTTTAGACGAGTCAAGATCCACTCTTTAGGACGTTCGCTACTGAATCCgtgtaagggaagcttattgtgatttaatttatactgtgtgttgtatgcatgttcgatatggattgtatgcatgagatgtatgttgatgtattagttatgaacgatcgctgttacaatgaatgaatatggtagGCATTGGTTGATTCGTATGCTGATGGTTGTTTGGTATAAATGATTAATGAGAATCTTATATAGtatgtaatttgatatttggATATgatgtataaagtatgaactgatgtatgataatatgaattctgtaatgtatgagatttatggtggagataaattataagatatgaatcgtatgaaaatGTGAAGTTGTTGTAGATGgaaaatctggaaaatataatagtccttactttgataatgcacgctcgtcatcgaacggtcttctaccgttcggttttccctgaaaatgatttagagtaggaattctttcatttggaaaggattcggcttaagaacgagcgtcctcttgtgaCAGTctaggtttgagcgttcggctcatcCTAGTGGTGTCCAACgattttaaatgattaaactcAGATCGCaccgctcggtcttatatcgagcgttcgttctaattagtgctcggtcatctattgagcgttcgtcataagtggcgctcggtcttataccgaacgctcgccCTTTCCGTAAATTTCAACGAGCGAGAATAGCGCTCGTTCTGAATTcccataagcgttcgtccaaaaatttaaatagcgttcgtccgaTAGATctagtgacgttcgtccaagtcttcagtgacgttcgtccaaagatTCATTAAACGCCTACTttcgcgctcggtcattgactggcggtttgTCCCCTGAATTAAATCGTGTTCGgtttattttatcaaaacaaGTTTGTGATGTATCTATCCATTTGATTCTTTCCAGAgtcattgaacttaaattattctaagtattttaCGATCGTACTAGAGTCGGTTCATTGAACTGATTCAAAGAAGTCTTTCTCGGTCTAGCCttcgacgttcgtcctcgttataaagaggagtgaacgttcgtctttttaagaaagtggaacatagaatgaaaatgtattcaagaggataaattaagatgtgcgaacactatgagaactgaaatttgtgattttggatttgaacgagcgttccagggtggaacgactcttgaatggatattgagatttgtaagtatgaacgtggtaagcttagatggtgatccatcctgatattccgtgagtgcccgttctcaagtagagaggagcatgtcatgtgtgggaatggcaggaggtctagtccataactgtaacttggacagaacagactaaccttaggtggctactgatgagcattccagttaccccacctgagtgcacggacgccttagctacacaggattcatacagtccggattgaggtctagtatcaggattttggatgaaatttatgtatgaattgaatgtatatgtTGTGAACTTACTTGTTGGAATTGATATGTACAAAATGTatgttttggattgaattaaattcaataagcttaccctgtgttgtttccttgtgttgtcgttcgtccttgaaccTTCGttttgtctatgcaatgatcatccgtgtggatgtgagcagacggagaggcgttactggaagaaacactggaagaagaaaatttggaggacgccaatctcgtagaagtagaagtgaaggccgaacagtaaagacgttcggtttttagttagTGTAGTTAGACGACtgagcggctgtgagcgagcgctctttttgattttgtaaatattaggacgttcggtattagtttttgtaaaccgttcgtcctcttttaTATTGTGAACGCTCGTTAAATTATACGCAtgaaaggccgttcggccacttTCGTTATTGTCGTTCCCTTtgctttaaaactgttttgaattattaatatatgtgattattctaagtatatagttgatgactgtataattttgggatgttacatgttTCAAATCCTTATTTTTAGTTAGCATTCTATAAATAGTATGTTTAactaaatagaaattaaaaagtataagtTAATGTactaaattcaatattttaaatattttaaatttagtcaATTATACGTtaagttattaattttcattattttttaaattagctaatctaaaattattgacatatgttttatattattttaataaataatttatttataaaggcAATGGTGGAagataaaatcaaagaaattctattataatgtttattatgccaacttttttaattttaaattatatatataattaaaataattattatctttatatattaaataattaaattataattaataattaaaacttaatttataagtgttaattatttaagtttcactaatattattgtatatttatataattcaagtaatataatataCGAATTGAATGGTATAAGACTAGATGGAGGAATATCTTACTAGTGGATGAGCCAAAGGACAATATACAAGGTGAGAGAAGCATAAAGATACAtacaataacaaatataaagaaGGTGGTTGTTGATATATAACAGGTTAatgaaatttaacatttttgaaatttcTAACCTTTCCTCGGAATTTTTAGTCTTGAGTGATAACCTTTACATATGCCATATATATACTGCCTGTCACACATGGAATCTGCAAATCTGACTATGATTGTAGTAGCAAGCTATTTCTTTCTAAGGaatatagttaaaattttaCCTGTGTTTCTTTAAGTTACAGTATAAACTTTACTATATTAATGAGAATGTAATGTAAAATGTTTCTTGAGTATTAGTGTTTCGGTAGGTATTTTGAGAATGAGACACTAACCTTCTGACTTGTGTGCTCTGTTTGTATGTTTCTAGTTTAGACCGATCGGTCCTCTTTCGTATTGATCGCTCGGTGAACTTCAGTCTCGACTGCTCGGTCATCCTCGTGCAAAAGGGAGAGGTACCTGCAAAAAGCACCGCGACGCTTAAATTAGGAGTGATTTTATAAACTGTTTATTACAGTTAAGTATGTAAGTCCTAATCGGACGTAAGTATGACGCAGTAAAGTATGAGTTGAACTTGtctttaccgctcggtcttcaacatCAACGAGAAAAGTTTACCTCTCCGCCGAGCGataccgctcggtcttcaactttgacgagaggagtttacctctcgaCCGAGCGAGATTTACCGCTCAGTCTTCAACTTCGacgagaggagtttacctctcggccgagcgggatttaccgcttgGTCTTCAACTTCGACGAGAGTAGTTTACCTCTtggccgagcgggatttaccgctcggtctttaacttcaacgagaggagtttacctctccgccgagagggatttaccgttcgATCTTCAACTTCGAtaagaggagtttacctctcggccgtGCGAGATTTACCACTCGGTCTTTAACTTCaacgagaggagtttacctctccGCCGAGGAGggtttaccgctcggtctttatcttcaacgagaggagtttacctctcggccgagcgggatttaccacTCGGTCTTTAACTGAGAGACTTCTTCGTTGAATATGAACTTTAGCAAAGTTAGCAACCAGTGACTGAGCATGAACTGCTGGGCTTAATTTATTCCATAATGAAAGCATAACACAAGAACAAGAGtctaaataaaatgaaactgaatttaaacatgatattaattaagttttggaTGCCTTTCCTCAGTTGATAAATCCACGGACCGATCGTTCCTGAAGACGACTTGGACTTCGACTATAGCCTCGCCCCCGCTCGTCCTTCCTATATGCCCGTTCGGGGCTTCTTCGCAAATATCCTTCCTTGGGGAGGCTGCTTCTTGCTTCCTTTATATACCTACAGAGATGTTCCGCTTGAATAAGactttctatttcatttttcagtGTAAATCATTCTTCTATAGTATGTCCATGGTTCTGATTGAAACGACAGCTCTTCCTCCCGTCGGCGTTTTTTGGAGATGGTTTCCTTCGTGGTGTGAGAAGCTCTACGTTGATGGCCTCTTCAAGAACCTTTGCCCTAGGTGCACTAAGGGTTGTATAATGGTTAAACTTAAATGTTCGGGGAAGCTCCGTACTTTTATCATTATTGTCGAATGGTTGCTTGTCGTCCCTTCTGCCTCCGCCTACATCAGCTTCTTGTTGCCGCTTTCTCTGCGAGATTCGCATTTCCTCCATACGGATGAATTTAGCTGCTCTCTCTTGGAGCTCTTCCATAGTTTTTGGTGGTCGCGCCTACAATTTTTCCGCAAAATATCCTGGTCTCAGACATGAAGGCCAATTGTTGATGATAAAAGAGTGATTGACCTCTTTAACTCGTCGTGCGATTTCAGtataccttttcataaaggccTTCAAAGTTTCCCTGTTCTCCTGCTTAGTATTTACCAATTCCGCCGGTGTTATCTCCTGTTTCCGATTGGAGGCATATTTCCTTCTAAAGAGGGTTTCCACAATggcgaagcaatccactgtgtTGGGAGGAAGAGTGTTATACAATTCCAATGCCTCTTCCTTGAGTGATAATGAGAAGGCTTTGCACATGATCGGGTGTTGTTTGTATAGAATGTCATTGCATTACCAAACGTCCTTAGGTGATTGTTTGGATCGGTTGAACCATCATACTTATCCAATGCGGGCGTAGTTTTTTCTAGCATTGGAGTTTGCATGATGGTCGCTGTAAAGGAAAGTAAACTGGTAGGCCGAACGGTATGCACGGGTGTTGATTCCCTTCTACCTCGACCGTTCGGGTTAGTGTGATTATGGCTTGCATCGTTGTCATTCTCCCGATTTGAGGCGGACTGCTCGAGAGGGACCCATTCGACCCTTAGCG
This window of the Vigna angularis cultivar LongXiaoDou No.4 chromosome 7, ASM1680809v1, whole genome shotgun sequence genome carries:
- the LOC108338215 gene encoding probable aquaporin PIP-type 7a, whose product is MEGKEQDVSLGANKFSERQPIGTAAQSQDDGKDYQEPPPAPLFEPSELTSWSFYRAGIAEFVATFLFLYITILTVMGVLRSPSKCQSVGIQGIAWAFGGMIFALVYCTAGISGGHINPAVTFGLFLARKLSLTRALFYIVMQVLGAIAGAGVVKGFEGKTRYGALNGGANFVAKGYTKGDGLGAEIVGTFILVYTVFSATDAKRSARDSHVPILAPLPIGFAVFLVHLATIPITGTGINPARSLGAAIIFNKDLGWDDHWIFWVGPFIGAALAALYHQVVIRAIPFKSK
- the LOC108336576 gene encoding uncharacterized protein LOC108336576; the encoded protein is MCKAFSLSLKEEALELYNTLPPNTVDCFAIVETLFRRKYASNRKQEITPAELVNTKQENRETLKAFMKRYTEIARRVKEARPPKTMEELQERAAKFIRMEEMRISQRKRQQEADVGGGRRDDKQPFDNNDKSTELPRTFKFNHYTTLSAPRAKVLEEAINVELLTPRRKPSPKNADGRKSCRFNQNHGHTIEE